Proteins from a genomic interval of Halomonas alkaliantarctica:
- the infB gene encoding translation initiation factor IF-2, translating to MSDMTVKDFAGKVGRDVPRLLEQMKEAGLKHASESDAVSEEDKQKLLSFLKKSHGGSDTPEAGKNRITLTRKTRSRINTGERGKSIEVQVRKKKTYVKSAEDEKPKAPEPSYTGPRQLVGDMAEAEAERKVSDAREAEEKAAAKKARAAQVAEATARSNKEAEATARSNKEAESTPKVAKAAATPDIEVPNLEIDDTPSGDDMPPAPPKEGRSDRRTAPPKKTAAKAKGRRDDEDRGDREERKRGGGGKKVKRAEQRRGGRRGGNQTGNGKHAFQKPTQPIVREVSIPESISVAELADKMSIKANEVIKAMFNMGAAVTINQTIDQDTAAIVVEEMGHTPKLVKDDALETEMLEGISYEGEEITRSPVVTVMGHVDHGKTSLLDYIRKAKVATGEAGGITQHIGAYHVEDNHGGVTFLDTPGHAAFTAMRARGAKATDVVILVVAADDGVMPQTIEAIEHSKAAEVPMVVAVNKIDKQGIDLDRIKNELSQHGVISEEWGGDTQFVHVSAKTGEGMEELLEAIQLASEVLELKAVPSAPGKGVVVESRLDKGRGPVATVLVQNGTLKKGDIVLAGLHYGRVRALTNELAQQVDSVGPAMPVEIQGLGGTPDAGDDFMVVADEKKAREVANFRQGKYREVRLARQQKAKLENMFSQMGQDEVAKVNIVLKADVQGSLEAIKGALEELSTDEVEVAVVSSGVGGITGTDANLALASEAIVVGFNVRADAAAREIVEREGLDLRYYSVIYQLIDEVKQAMSGMLAPEWKEEIVGIAEVRDVFRAPKIGAIAGCMVVEGNVHRNKKIRVLRDDVVIYEGELESLRRFKDDVQEVRNGMECGIGVKNYNDVQVGDKIEVFDQVKVERSL from the coding sequence ATGTCAGATATGACAGTTAAAGATTTCGCAGGAAAGGTGGGCCGTGATGTGCCTCGCCTACTAGAGCAAATGAAAGAAGCGGGTTTAAAGCACGCTTCTGAAAGCGATGCTGTATCTGAAGAAGATAAGCAGAAGTTGCTGAGTTTCTTGAAGAAGAGCCACGGCGGTAGCGACACCCCTGAAGCGGGTAAGAACCGCATCACGCTGACGCGCAAAACCCGTAGCCGTATCAATACCGGTGAGCGCGGCAAAAGCATCGAAGTGCAGGTACGTAAGAAAAAAACCTACGTAAAAAGCGCTGAAGATGAAAAGCCGAAAGCACCGGAGCCTAGCTACACCGGCCCGCGCCAGCTAGTGGGCGATATGGCAGAAGCCGAAGCTGAGCGCAAAGTGTCTGATGCGCGTGAAGCCGAAGAAAAAGCCGCTGCTAAGAAAGCCCGTGCTGCACAGGTAGCTGAGGCAACCGCGCGTAGCAATAAAGAAGCTGAAGCGACGGCACGTAGCAACAAAGAGGCTGAATCAACGCCCAAAGTCGCCAAAGCAGCTGCGACGCCTGATATCGAAGTGCCCAACCTAGAGATTGATGACACGCCGTCCGGTGACGATATGCCGCCAGCGCCGCCGAAAGAAGGCCGCTCTGACCGTCGTACCGCTCCGCCGAAGAAAACGGCAGCGAAGGCTAAAGGTCGTCGTGACGATGAAGATCGTGGTGATCGCGAAGAGCGCAAGCGCGGTGGCGGCGGTAAGAAGGTCAAACGTGCCGAGCAGCGTCGTGGTGGTCGCCGTGGTGGCAACCAAACCGGCAATGGCAAGCACGCTTTCCAGAAGCCGACCCAGCCGATCGTGCGCGAAGTATCGATTCCTGAATCGATCAGCGTAGCGGAATTGGCCGACAAGATGTCGATCAAGGCCAATGAAGTGATCAAGGCCATGTTTAACATGGGCGCGGCGGTTACCATCAACCAAACCATCGATCAGGATACGGCTGCGATCGTGGTGGAAGAGATGGGTCATACGCCGAAGCTGGTGAAAGATGACGCGCTGGAAACGGAAATGCTCGAAGGCATCTCCTATGAAGGCGAAGAGATCACTCGTTCACCCGTTGTTACGGTGATGGGTCACGTTGACCACGGTAAGACTTCGTTGCTGGATTACATCCGTAAAGCGAAAGTAGCGACCGGTGAAGCGGGCGGTATTACCCAGCATATCGGCGCCTACCACGTGGAAGATAACCACGGTGGCGTTACCTTCCTGGATACCCCAGGCCACGCGGCGTTTACCGCTATGCGTGCCCGTGGTGCCAAGGCAACGGACGTCGTCATTCTGGTTGTTGCCGCGGATGACGGCGTGATGCCACAGACGATTGAAGCGATCGAGCACTCCAAGGCCGCTGAAGTACCGATGGTGGTGGCGGTGAACAAGATCGATAAGCAGGGGATCGATCTGGATCGCATCAAGAACGAGCTTTCCCAGCACGGCGTGATTTCAGAAGAGTGGGGCGGTGATACCCAGTTTGTTCACGTGTCTGCTAAGACCGGTGAAGGTATGGAAGAGCTGCTGGAAGCGATCCAGTTGGCCTCCGAAGTGCTTGAGTTAAAAGCCGTGCCTTCCGCGCCGGGTAAAGGTGTTGTGGTTGAGTCACGCCTTGATAAAGGTCGTGGTCCGGTCGCTACCGTGTTGGTTCAGAACGGTACGCTGAAAAAGGGCGATATCGTCCTGGCTGGCCTGCACTATGGTCGTGTACGTGCGCTGACCAACGAACTGGCCCAGCAGGTTGATTCGGTTGGCCCTGCGATGCCAGTAGAAATTCAAGGCTTGGGCGGCACGCCGGATGCCGGTGATGACTTTATGGTCGTGGCTGACGAGAAGAAAGCTCGCGAAGTAGCGAACTTCCGTCAAGGCAAATACCGCGAAGTGCGCCTGGCACGTCAGCAGAAGGCCAAGCTGGAGAACATGTTCAGCCAGATGGGCCAAGACGAAGTGGCCAAGGTCAATATCGTCCTCAAGGCCGATGTTCAAGGCTCACTGGAAGCGATCAAAGGCGCCCTGGAAGAGCTCTCCACTGATGAAGTCGAAGTGGCGGTGGTCTCTTCGGGTGTCGGTGGTATCACCGGTACCGATGCCAACCTGGCGCTTGCATCTGAAGCCATCGTGGTCGGCTTTAACGTCCGTGCTGATGCCGCTGCCCGTGAGATCGTTGAGCGCGAAGGCCTGGATCTACGTTACTACAGCGTCATCTATCAGTTGATCGACGAGGTCAAACAGGCGATGAGCGGTATGCTCGCACCTGAGTGGAAAGAAGAGATCGTTGGTATTGCTGAAGTACGCGACGTCTTCCGTGCGCCGAAAATTGGTGCCATCGCCGGTTGTATGGTGGTTGAAGGCAACGTGCATCGTAATAAGAAGATCCGCGTGTTGCGTGATGACGTAGTAATCTACGAAGGCGAGCTCGAATCGCTGCGCCGCTTCAAAGACGATGTGCAGGAAGTGCGCAACGGTATGGAGTGTGGCATCGGCGTGAAGAACTACAACGATGTCCAAGTCGGCGATAAGATCGAAGTCTTCGACCAAGTGAAGGTCGAGCGTAGCCTGTAA
- the rbfA gene encoding 30S ribosome-binding factor RbfA produces the protein MREFKRTDRVADQLQKELAVLIQREVKDPRLGMVTVSGVTVSRDLGYSDVYVTLLGEQEPERIKENLQVLKRAAGFLRSQIAKRIKLRHVPELRFHFDESVVRGQQLSSLIDEAVTTDRARYQNDDDYQDSDDYQDSSQDTDAQQSEETR, from the coding sequence ATGCGCGAATTTAAGCGTACCGACCGGGTAGCCGACCAGCTCCAAAAGGAGCTGGCGGTACTGATTCAACGCGAAGTGAAAGACCCGCGTTTAGGCATGGTCACGGTGAGCGGTGTCACCGTTAGTCGTGATCTTGGCTACTCCGATGTCTATGTCACTCTGTTGGGTGAGCAAGAGCCCGAGCGTATTAAAGAGAACCTGCAGGTGCTTAAGCGAGCTGCCGGTTTTCTAAGAAGTCAGATTGCTAAGCGCATCAAGCTACGTCACGTCCCGGAGCTGCGTTTTCATTTCGATGAGAGCGTGGTACGCGGTCAGCAACTCTCTTCATTAATTGATGAAGCCGTGACCACGGATCGTGCACGCTATCAAAACGATGATGATTATCAAGATAGTGACGATTACCAAGACAGTAGCCAGGACACCGACGCCCAGCAAAGTGAGGAAACTCGCTAG
- the truB gene encoding tRNA pseudouridine(55) synthase TruB, giving the protein MARQRRGLPVNGVLLLDKPKGVSSNHALQRVRRLFQAQKAGHTGTLDPMATGLLPICLGEATKFSSHLLEADKVYRTRVELGVITDTGDAEGAVIEQHEVPSLSVDDVEAVLTRFRGEIDQVPPMYSALKHQGKKLYELAREGKQVERAARRVSVYDARLLSFEGTAFELEVSCSKGTYIRTLAEDIGQALGCGAHISQLRRLKTGPFLADAMWTLEALEALADQAALEAELMPVDVLVDHLPSLMVDDTAHACLAHGQPAMLTTGSLAPDALARLYYAETFIGLGVVKGAQEVAPKRLLSTVAIS; this is encoded by the coding sequence GTGGCGCGTCAACGTCGAGGTTTGCCGGTTAATGGTGTATTGCTGCTGGATAAGCCCAAGGGCGTTTCCAGCAACCATGCGCTGCAGCGTGTGCGTCGGCTGTTTCAGGCTCAAAAAGCCGGGCACACCGGAACGCTAGACCCAATGGCAACCGGCTTATTGCCGATTTGCCTAGGCGAAGCGACCAAGTTTTCATCGCACTTGCTGGAAGCCGACAAGGTGTATCGCACCCGGGTAGAGCTCGGGGTGATCACCGATACCGGTGATGCGGAAGGTGCGGTGATTGAGCAGCATGAGGTCCCCAGCCTAAGCGTCGATGACGTGGAAGCAGTGCTCACTCGTTTTCGTGGTGAGATTGACCAAGTGCCGCCCATGTATTCGGCGCTAAAGCATCAAGGCAAAAAACTTTACGAGTTGGCCCGTGAAGGCAAGCAGGTAGAACGTGCAGCACGGCGCGTAAGCGTGTATGATGCGCGCCTGCTATCGTTTGAAGGCACTGCTTTTGAGTTGGAAGTAAGCTGCAGTAAAGGCACTTACATCCGCACGTTAGCCGAAGATATTGGCCAAGCGCTTGGCTGTGGCGCGCACATCAGTCAACTAAGAAGGCTCAAAACGGGGCCTTTTTTAGCCGACGCGATGTGGACGCTAGAGGCGCTGGAAGCATTGGCCGACCAAGCGGCACTGGAAGCTGAGCTAATGCCTGTGGATGTGCTGGTCGATCATTTGCCGTCGTTGATGGTAGACGATACGGCCCACGCCTGCTTGGCACATGGCCAGCCTGCCATGCTAACCACCGGCTCGCTTGCGCCGGATGCGTTAGCACGACTTTATTACGCCGAGACGTTTATCGGCCTTGGCGTAGTGAAAGGTGCCCAGGAAGTGGCGCCTAAGCGACTGTTAAGTACCGTCGCTATCTCGTAA
- the rpsO gene encoding 30S ribosomal protein S15 — protein MALTAEKKAEIVTEYGRGDNDTGSPEVQVALLSANINGLQDHFKTNKQDHHSRRGLIRMVNQRRKLLDYLKRKDFERYQSLIQRLGLRR, from the coding sequence ATGGCTTTAACCGCTGAGAAGAAGGCCGAGATCGTCACCGAATACGGCCGCGGCGACAACGATACCGGTTCCCCTGAAGTGCAAGTTGCACTGCTGAGCGCCAACATTAATGGCCTGCAGGATCACTTCAAGACCAACAAACAGGATCACCACTCTCGTCGTGGTCTGATCCGCATGGTTAACCAGCGTCGTAAGCTGCTGGACTACCTAAAGCGTAAAGATTTCGAACGCTATCAGTCTCTGATTCAGCGTTTAGGTCTGCGTCGTTAA
- the pnp gene encoding polyribonucleotide nucleotidyltransferase: MLKEVAVNPVKKTFQYGRSTVTLETGRIARQATGAVMVTMDDTVVLCTVVARKEANPSQPFFPLSVHYQEKTYAVGKIPGGFFKREGRPTEKETLTSRLIDRPIRPLFPKGFMNEVQVVCTVLSTDRNHDPDIAALLGTSAALSISGVPFSGPIGAARVGFNEEKGYFLNPTVEELGSSELDMVVAGTEKAVLMVESEAKELLEDEMLGAVLFGHQEMQVAISAINELVAEAGKPRWEWQAAEENQALKAAMADAFEAKVGDAYRITDKMQRQDALAELKDQAIAQLAADEGEPVNDKFSKDDVKGAFAGLEKRVVRSRVVKGEPRIDGRDNQTVRPLAIEVGVLPKAHGSAIFTRGETQAIAVATLGTLRDSQLIESLEGERKDRFMLHYNFPPYSVGEAGFMGGPKRREIGHGRLARRGVQAMLPSEDVFPYTIRVVSEITESNGSSSMASVCGSSLALMDAGVPLKAPVAGIAMGLVKDADGFAVLTDILGDEDHLGDMDFKVAGSEEGVTALQMDIKIEGINEEIMELALQQALTARLSILEQMNVVISQSRSDVSDNAPSMATIKIDPDKIRDVIGKGGAMIRKICEDTGASIDLDDDGTVRIYAEDKAAAKRAIDTVLAITAEAEIGKLYNGKVVRIADFGAFVNIMPGTDGLVHISQIVAERVNNVRDFLNEGDDVIVKVLDIDNRNRVKLSMKEITEEEKAAFAAEAAETEATI; the protein is encoded by the coding sequence ATGCTGAAGGAAGTCGCTGTGAATCCGGTAAAGAAAACGTTCCAGTACGGTCGTAGCACCGTCACGCTCGAAACCGGGCGTATTGCCCGCCAAGCTACCGGCGCTGTCATGGTAACAATGGATGACACCGTCGTGCTGTGTACCGTTGTCGCTCGTAAAGAGGCAAACCCGAGCCAACCCTTTTTCCCCCTCTCGGTACACTACCAAGAGAAAACCTACGCAGTGGGCAAGATTCCTGGCGGCTTCTTCAAGCGCGAAGGACGCCCCACTGAGAAAGAGACGCTGACCTCGCGCTTGATTGATCGCCCGATCCGTCCGCTGTTCCCCAAAGGCTTCATGAACGAAGTGCAGGTCGTCTGTACCGTTCTCTCTACCGACCGTAACCACGATCCGGATATCGCCGCTTTGCTTGGCACCTCCGCGGCGCTGAGCATCTCTGGCGTGCCGTTTAGTGGCCCGATTGGCGCAGCCCGCGTTGGTTTTAACGAAGAGAAAGGCTACTTCCTCAACCCAACGGTTGAAGAACTGGGCTCCTCAGAGCTGGACATGGTCGTCGCCGGTACCGAAAAAGCCGTGCTGATGGTTGAGTCTGAAGCCAAAGAGCTGCTAGAAGACGAAATGCTGGGCGCCGTTCTGTTCGGTCACCAGGAAATGCAGGTCGCGATCAGTGCCATTAACGAACTGGTTGCTGAAGCGGGCAAGCCGCGCTGGGAGTGGCAGGCCGCCGAAGAAAACCAAGCGCTTAAAGCCGCTATGGCCGATGCCTTTGAAGCTAAAGTGGGCGACGCTTACCGCATCACCGACAAAATGCAGCGTCAGGATGCACTGGCTGAGTTGAAAGACCAGGCGATTGCACAGCTGGCAGCCGATGAAGGCGAACCGGTTAACGACAAGTTCAGTAAAGATGACGTCAAAGGTGCCTTTGCTGGCCTGGAAAAACGCGTTGTGCGTTCACGGGTGGTAAAAGGCGAGCCGCGTATTGATGGTCGTGACAATCAAACCGTTCGTCCGCTGGCCATCGAAGTCGGTGTGCTGCCGAAAGCGCACGGTTCTGCCATCTTTACGCGTGGTGAGACCCAGGCGATTGCCGTAGCAACGCTGGGCACGCTGCGTGATTCACAGCTAATCGAATCACTGGAAGGTGAGCGTAAAGACCGCTTTATGCTGCACTACAACTTCCCTCCCTACTCGGTGGGTGAAGCTGGCTTTATGGGTGGCCCGAAGCGTCGCGAAATCGGCCATGGCCGCTTAGCGCGTCGTGGCGTGCAGGCGATGCTACCGTCAGAAGACGTCTTCCCCTACACCATTCGCGTGGTGTCTGAAATTACCGAGTCTAACGGTTCCAGCTCCATGGCCTCTGTATGTGGCTCTTCGCTGGCTTTGATGGATGCAGGCGTGCCGCTAAAAGCACCGGTCGCCGGTATTGCCATGGGCTTGGTGAAAGACGCCGACGGCTTCGCGGTATTGACCGATATCCTGGGTGACGAAGATCACCTTGGCGATATGGACTTCAAAGTCGCCGGTTCCGAAGAGGGTGTCACCGCCCTGCAGATGGACATCAAGATCGAAGGCATCAACGAAGAGATTATGGAGCTCGCGCTGCAGCAAGCACTGACCGCGCGTCTGAGTATTCTCGAGCAGATGAATGTCGTGATCAGCCAGAGCCGTAGCGATGTCTCCGACAACGCGCCGTCCATGGCAACGATTAAAATTGATCCAGACAAGATCCGTGACGTTATCGGTAAAGGCGGCGCGATGATTCGCAAAATCTGCGAAGACACAGGCGCCTCTATCGACCTTGACGACGATGGCACCGTACGTATCTATGCGGAAGATAAAGCTGCCGCCAAGCGTGCGATTGACACCGTACTGGCGATTACCGCAGAAGCGGAAATCGGCAAGCTGTATAACGGCAAGGTCGTGCGTATTGCCGACTTCGGTGCGTTCGTTAACATCATGCCCGGCACCGATGGTCTGGTGCATATCTCGCAAATCGTTGCCGAACGCGTTAACAACGTGCGCGACTTCTTGAACGAAGGCGATGATGTGATCGTTAAGGTGCTGGATATCGACAACCGCAACCGCGTGAAGCTGTCGATGAAAGAGATCACCGAAGAAGAGAAAGCCGCTTTTGCAGCTGAAGCAGCGGAAACCGAAGCCACGATTTAA
- a CDS encoding MFS transporter, whose translation MEQEQAPRWWAVVAVMIGIFLLVTAEQLPIGLLSQVASSMGVTPGMAGLMVTVPGVVAAFSAPLLPVAVGRLDRRIMLTVLMAVMVAGSVLSALASSFILLLAARVLVGLSIGGFWAVAGSIAPRLVPEAQVPKAMTMIFGGVAAASVLGVPLGTLLGDLSNWRVAFGALGGLSLLTAVALWCWLPPLPPREPVRLRVLAQQFGNRGVRVAVLTTAFVVVGHFAAYTFISPILQEISGISQRHVSSLLLLYGAAGIVGNIAAGMFAGRHPYRAVLAIPSLLLIVVAVFPLMGVQPSSGVMLLMVWGAVFGSVSVSIQTWILRTAPNTEAATALMAFTFNMSIGLGAMLGGRIVDGSSLPMAMWAAAGLFLLGALLVLSTPAKVVGQKTR comes from the coding sequence ATGGAGCAGGAACAAGCGCCGCGCTGGTGGGCGGTGGTGGCCGTGATGATCGGCATTTTTTTATTGGTGACCGCTGAGCAGTTGCCGATTGGGTTGCTTTCTCAGGTGGCGTCGAGCATGGGCGTTACCCCCGGCATGGCAGGCTTAATGGTCACTGTGCCCGGCGTGGTCGCTGCTTTTTCAGCACCGCTGTTACCCGTCGCTGTAGGGCGTTTGGACAGGCGCATTATGCTCACGGTATTGATGGCCGTGATGGTGGCAGGGAGTGTGCTTTCAGCATTGGCCAGCAGCTTTATCCTGCTGCTCGCCGCCCGGGTATTAGTGGGGCTTAGTATTGGTGGGTTTTGGGCGGTGGCGGGCAGTATTGCCCCACGGCTGGTGCCTGAAGCCCAAGTGCCAAAAGCGATGACGATGATTTTTGGTGGTGTCGCGGCAGCCTCGGTGCTGGGTGTGCCGTTGGGTACGCTGCTGGGGGATCTAAGCAACTGGCGGGTCGCGTTTGGGGCGCTGGGTGGTTTAAGCCTGTTAACGGCCGTTGCGCTGTGGTGTTGGCTACCGCCGTTACCGCCAAGAGAACCGGTGCGGCTCCGCGTGCTCGCCCAGCAGTTTGGCAATCGTGGTGTGCGGGTGGCGGTGTTAACCACCGCTTTTGTAGTGGTTGGCCACTTTGCCGCCTACACCTTTATTAGCCCCATCCTGCAAGAGATCAGCGGTATTTCACAGCGCCATGTGAGCAGTCTGCTGCTACTTTACGGGGCGGCGGGCATTGTGGGCAATATTGCGGCCGGCATGTTTGCTGGGCGCCACCCTTACCGCGCCGTGCTGGCGATTCCCAGCCTGTTGCTTATCGTCGTTGCCGTGTTCCCGCTGATGGGTGTTCAGCCGAGCAGCGGTGTGATGCTGCTGATGGTGTGGGGCGCAGTGTTTGGTAGCGTATCGGTGAGTATTCAAACCTGGATTCTGCGCACAGCACCCAATACCGAAGCCGCAACGGCGTTGATGGCGTTTACCTTCAATATGTCGATTGGTTTGGGCGCCATGCTGGGTGGGCGTATCGTCGATGGCAGTAGTCTGCCCATGGCTATGTGGGCCGCAGCGGGATTATTCCTGCTAGGCGCGCTGCTGGTACTGAGTACGCCAGCCAAGGTCGTTGGCCAGAAAACGCGTTGA
- a CDS encoding acetyl-CoA C-acetyltransferase: MQEVVIVAARRTAVGAFGGSLAGIPASDLGALVIKDILASTGVSPDQVDEVLLGQVLTAGVGQNPARQAAIKGGLPDSVPAMTINKVCGSGLKALHLATQAIRCGDAELILAGGQENMSASPHVLPNSRNGQRMGDWKAIDSMVHDGLWDAFNNYHMGITAENLAEKYGITREAMDEFAAASQQKAAAAIKEGKFKSQIVPVEIPQRKGDPVVFDTDENPREVTAEKLGGMRPAFKKDGTVTAGNASALNDGAAVVMLCSAEKAKQLGLEPLARIAAYSNAGVDPAIMGIGPAPATRRCLEKAGWSLDDLDLVEANEAFAAQALSVNKELGWDTSKVNVNGGAIALGHPIGASGCRVFVTLLHEMIARDAKKGLATLCIGGGQGVALAIERP, encoded by the coding sequence ATGCAAGAAGTAGTCATTGTTGCGGCACGCCGCACCGCTGTGGGCGCTTTCGGCGGCTCCCTCGCAGGTATTCCAGCGAGCGACCTGGGCGCTTTGGTGATCAAGGATATCCTTGCCTCAACCGGCGTTTCTCCCGATCAGGTTGACGAAGTACTGCTGGGCCAGGTGCTCACCGCGGGCGTTGGTCAAAACCCGGCGCGCCAAGCGGCGATTAAAGGCGGCCTACCGGACTCGGTGCCGGCCATGACCATCAACAAAGTGTGTGGCTCAGGCCTTAAAGCGCTTCATCTTGCGACTCAGGCAATTCGCTGCGGCGATGCCGAGCTGATTCTGGCCGGCGGCCAGGAGAACATGTCCGCCTCGCCCCATGTACTGCCCAATTCCCGCAACGGCCAGCGCATGGGCGATTGGAAGGCGATTGATTCCATGGTGCACGACGGCCTGTGGGATGCGTTCAACAACTACCATATGGGCATTACCGCCGAGAACTTAGCCGAGAAGTACGGCATCACCCGTGAAGCAATGGATGAGTTTGCCGCCGCGTCGCAGCAGAAAGCTGCAGCAGCGATTAAAGAGGGCAAGTTCAAAAGCCAGATCGTGCCGGTGGAAATTCCCCAGCGCAAAGGCGACCCGGTGGTGTTTGATACCGACGAAAACCCACGCGAAGTTACCGCTGAGAAGCTTGGAGGCATGCGCCCCGCGTTTAAGAAAGACGGCACCGTTACCGCCGGTAACGCCTCGGCGCTCAACGACGGCGCGGCGGTGGTTATGCTCTGCTCAGCCGAAAAAGCCAAGCAGCTGGGGCTAGAGCCATTGGCACGTATAGCGGCTTATTCCAACGCAGGCGTTGACCCTGCCATTATGGGTATCGGTCCCGCACCGGCCACTCGCCGCTGCCTGGAAAAAGCTGGCTGGAGCCTGGACGACCTGGACTTGGTAGAGGCCAACGAAGCGTTTGCCGCCCAGGCGCTATCCGTCAACAAAGAGCTAGGCTGGGACACCTCTAAAGTGAACGTCAACGGCGGCGCGATTGCCCTAGGCCACCCGATCGGCGCCTCTGGCTGTCGCGTGTTTGTGACGCTGCTCCACGAAATGATCGCCCGCGACGCCAAGAAAGGCCTCGCGACACTGTGTATCGGCGGCGGTCAGGGCGTAGCACTGGCTATTGAGCGTCCTTGA
- the panD gene encoding aspartate 1-decarboxylase encodes MHTIMLKAKLHMARVTHAVLNYEGSCAIDGDLLDMAGIRENEQIQIYNVENGERFTTYAIRGEEGSKLISINGAAAHLAAPGHRIIICSYAHYSEAELENHQPALVYLQEGNHVSHTSNIIPVQLA; translated from the coding sequence ATGCATACCATCATGCTCAAAGCCAAGCTGCACATGGCACGCGTCACTCACGCGGTACTCAACTATGAAGGCTCCTGCGCCATCGACGGCGACCTGCTGGATATGGCGGGTATTCGTGAAAATGAGCAGATCCAGATTTACAACGTCGAGAATGGCGAACGCTTCACCACTTACGCCATTCGCGGTGAGGAAGGCTCAAAGCTCATTTCGATCAACGGCGCTGCGGCCCACCTCGCCGCCCCTGGCCACCGGATCATTATCTGCAGCTACGCCCACTACTCCGAAGCCGAACTGGAAAACCACCAGCCTGCGCTGGTGTATCTCCAGGAAGGCAACCACGTCAGCCACACCAGCAATATTATCCCGGTGCAGCTAGCCTAA
- the panC gene encoding pantoate--beta-alanine ligase, with amino-acid sequence MRTLRDIDQLRSTLRDYRQRGQRIALVPTMGNLHAGHLALVACARQHADIVVASLFVNPMQFGPGEDLDGYPRTFDADQAQLIEAGCDVLFAPTVSSLYPNGLDAQTRVHVPVVGEGLCGGSRPGHFDGVSTVVSMLFNLVQPDVACFGEKDYQQLAVIRKLVCDLHMPIEIIGVPIVRAEDGLALSSRNGYLSSEERVIAPALYRTLCTLRDALERGEPIEKVLHQGHTALYDAGFTLDYLELRDATLGPINLATQHAVMLAAAKLGPARLIDNLTVKLPASTVRE; translated from the coding sequence ATGCGCACTTTGCGAGACATTGATCAGCTACGCAGCACGCTGCGAGATTACCGCCAACGCGGCCAGCGTATTGCCCTGGTACCCACCATGGGCAACCTACATGCAGGTCACCTAGCGCTGGTCGCCTGCGCGCGCCAGCACGCCGATATTGTGGTCGCAAGCCTGTTTGTCAATCCGATGCAGTTTGGCCCAGGCGAAGATTTAGACGGCTACCCGCGCACCTTTGATGCCGATCAAGCGCAGCTTATTGAGGCTGGCTGCGACGTGCTGTTCGCCCCAACGGTAAGCTCGCTCTACCCTAACGGCTTGGACGCACAGACCCGCGTGCATGTGCCCGTGGTAGGCGAAGGGCTGTGCGGCGGCTCACGCCCCGGCCATTTCGACGGTGTCTCTACCGTGGTCAGCATGCTGTTTAATCTGGTACAGCCAGACGTCGCCTGCTTTGGGGAGAAGGATTACCAGCAGCTGGCGGTGATTCGTAAGCTGGTGTGCGACCTGCACATGCCTATTGAGATTATCGGCGTGCCCATCGTACGTGCAGAGGATGGCTTAGCACTGTCATCACGCAACGGCTATTTAAGTAGCGAGGAGCGTGTCATCGCCCCTGCGCTTTATCGCACGCTGTGTACGCTTCGCGATGCGTTGGAGCGCGGAGAACCTATCGAAAAGGTACTACACCAGGGTCACACCGCTCTGTATGATGCGGGCTTTACGCTGGACTACCTGGAACTGCGCGATGCCACGCTAGGCCCCATTAACCTAGCGACCCAGCATGCGGTAATGCTGGCCGCCGCCAAGCTGGGCCCGGCGCGATTAATCGACAACCTCACTGTTAAACTCCCGGCCAGCACTGTCAGAGAATAA